The following are encoded in a window of Methanococcoides sp. LMO-2 genomic DNA:
- a CDS encoding ATP synthase subunit B, which translates to MTKEYKTIVEVSGPLVFLEKTEPVGYNELVHINLPDGTTKRGQVLDTSADMVVVQVFEGTGGLNEESGVVFSGETIKLPVSKDMLGRILSGSGEPLDGGPRIVPDEKVDINGASMNPYSRMPPEDFIQTGISTIDGTNSLVRGQKLPIFSGSGLPHNEIALQIARQAKVPGSDEDFAVVFAAMGITNEEAQYFMEDFEKTGALERAVVFLNLADDPAVERITTPRMALTAAEYLAYEHDMHVLVILTDITNYCEALRQMGAAREEVPGRRGYPGYMYTDLASLYERAGVIKGLKGSVTQFSILTMPGDDITHPIPDLSGYITEGQIVVSRELHRKGIYPPINVLPSLSRLMNSGIGDGKTRDDHKAVSDQMYAAYAEGRDLRGLVAIVGKEALSERDRTILEFADLFEDRFVRQSRDEDRSIDDTLRIAWEILSEMPEAQLSRIDNKYIDKYHPAHKTSE; encoded by the coding sequence ATGACCAAAGAATACAAAACGATCGTAGAGGTTTCCGGACCTCTTGTTTTCCTTGAGAAGACAGAACCTGTAGGCTATAATGAACTTGTTCACATCAACCTGCCTGATGGAACCACCAAGAGAGGTCAGGTTCTTGACACATCTGCAGACATGGTAGTTGTTCAGGTTTTCGAAGGTACAGGAGGACTCAACGAGGAATCCGGTGTTGTCTTCAGTGGCGAAACCATCAAGCTCCCTGTATCAAAGGATATGCTTGGAAGGATCCTCTCAGGATCAGGTGAACCACTCGATGGTGGACCACGTATCGTCCCTGACGAGAAAGTGGACATCAATGGTGCATCAATGAACCCATATTCCAGGATGCCACCAGAAGACTTTATCCAGACAGGTATCTCCACAATCGATGGTACAAACAGTCTTGTAAGGGGACAGAAACTTCCTATCTTCTCCGGATCAGGTCTGCCACACAACGAGATCGCACTTCAGATCGCAAGGCAGGCAAAGGTTCCTGGAAGCGATGAAGATTTCGCAGTAGTTTTCGCTGCAATGGGTATCACCAACGAAGAAGCACAGTACTTCATGGAGGACTTCGAGAAGACAGGTGCTCTTGAAAGGGCTGTTGTTTTCCTTAACCTTGCAGATGACCCTGCTGTCGAGCGTATCACAACTCCAAGGATGGCTCTTACAGCTGCAGAATACCTTGCTTACGAGCATGACATGCACGTACTCGTAATCCTGACAGATATCACAAACTACTGTGAAGCACTCCGTCAGATGGGCGCAGCAAGAGAAGAGGTTCCAGGAAGACGTGGTTACCCAGGTTACATGTACACTGACCTTGCATCCCTCTATGAGAGAGCAGGTGTTATCAAAGGCCTTAAGGGATCTGTTACTCAGTTCTCTATCCTTACAATGCCTGGTGACGATATCACTCACCCGATCCCTGACCTTTCCGGTTACATCACCGAAGGACAGATCGTGGTTTCCCGTGAACTTCACAGGAAGGGTATCTACCCACCAATCAATGTATTGCCATCACTTTCCCGTCTTATGAACTCCGGTATAGGAGATGGAAAGACAAGGGATGACCACAAGGCAGTATCTGACCAGATGTATGCAGCATACGCAGAAGGTCGTGACCTTCGTGGACTTGTTGCTATCGTCGGTAAAGAAGCATTGTCCGAAAGAGACAGGACAATCCTTGAGTTCGCAGATCTGTTCGAAGACAGATTCGTGCGCCAGAGCAGAGATGAGGACCGTTCCATCGATGACACACTTAGAATCGCATGGGAGATCCTTTCAGAGATGCCTGAAGCACAGCTTTCAAGGATCGATAACAAGTACATTGACAAGTACCACCCTGCTCACAAGACCAGCGAGTGA